In Papaver somniferum cultivar HN1 chromosome 1, ASM357369v1, whole genome shotgun sequence, a genomic segment contains:
- the LOC113271523 gene encoding serpin-Z1C-like has translation MENKLKVKPPSFKGDRSSTRKNVKVSKAKKSKKVANSCMKLVQDVWLSEAKDKSFVFSPFSSDNALGLVASGASGETLKQILGFVNSKSVNDLNSVNSKLIESLCKTRSKPELSFISGVWIKESFPIKPSFKEVATTIYKAKAEAVDFENKIILPEQRDGLGEIIAKVSSEPADFLHKCVPVDRSLRVLKEVGIDFPFDKKKADLTEMLNTDATSQLSVEDVFHKCFVEVDEKGTEIAAATAALWGMKASKIRPRVSPPRVDFVADHPFMFIIREGRSGVVLFMGHVLNPSNDS, from the exons ATGGAGAACAAGCTCAAAGTAAAACCTCCCTCATTCAAAGGTGATCGATCATCAACAAGAAAAAATGTGAAAGTATCAAAGGCAAAGAAAAGCAAGAAAGTAGCCAACTCATGTATGAAACTAGTCCAGGATGTCTGGTTAAGCGAAGCGAAGGACAAGAGTTTTGTATTCTCTCCTTTCTCAAGCGACAACGCTCTAGGTTTAGTAGCTTCTGGAGCAAGTGGCGAAACCTTAAAACAGATACTAGGCTTCGTCAATTCTAAAAGCGTTAACGATCTGAATTCTGTTAACTCTAAACTCATTGAATCCTTATGCAAAACACGATCTAAACCCGAACTTTCTTTCATTAGTGGTGTTTGGATTAAAGAATCTTTTCCTATAAAACCTTCATTCAAAGAAGTTGCGACCACAATATATAAAGCAAAAGCCGAAGCTGTGGATTTCGAAAATAAG ATAATTTTACCTGAGCAACGAGATGGGCTTGGTGAAATTATAGCAAAAGTGAGCTCTGAGCCCGCTGATTTTCTGCATAAATGTGTCCCGGTCGATCGGT CCTTAAGAGTACTCAAGGAAGTAGGTATTGATTTTCCCTTTGACAAAAAGAAAGCAGACCTGACGGAGATGTTGAACACTGATGCTACCAGTCAGTTAAGTGTTGAGGATGTTTTTCACAAGTGCTTTGTCGAAGTTGATGAAAAAGGAACTGAaattgctgctgctactgctgctttGTGGGGTATGAAGGCTTCCAAAATCCGTCCACGTGTATCCCCTCCTCGTGTCGATTTTGTGGCAGATCATCCATTCATGTTCATTATAAGAGAGGGGCGAAGTGGCGTGGTGCTGTTCATGGGGCATGTCCTAAACCCTTCGAATGATTCATAA